The sequence GTCAACCGGTGCTCCGATGCCGACGAAACGAACAGGCCTGGCGGCCGCCGGCGTTAACGGAATCGTCTATGCGATCGGAGGCTTTGATTCCACTAACAGCGTGACCGCCGTGGTTGAGGCGTACAATCCCACGACAAACAAATGGTCGACAAAGACATCGCTGCCCGCGCAAGACTATGTCACGGAAGCGACCGTATTGAACGGTCTCATCTACGTCGTCGGAGGATTCAACGGCGGATCGCGACTCGCCGCCGTCTATGTGTACAATCCGAGTTCGGACTCCTGGTCGGACGCACCGAATCTCATCGTCGCAAAGCAATCGGCGTACGTCGGCACGGTCGGATCCGACATCGTTGCAGCCGGGGGATACACGAACGCCAATAAGACGACGTCCGACAACGAGCTCTACAAGTCAGGAGGGACTGCGTGGAAAGCGCGTCGCCTCATGCCTTCGAACAGATACGGCGGCTGCGCGGCCGGTATAGGCAGCATCCTTTACGCAGCAGGCGGGGCGAAGTCTGGTGTGTCAACTGCAAACGCGCAGACGCGTCTCGATGGTTACGATTCCGCGACCGACACGTGGGCCAGCCTTGCCCCGATGCCCGTGGCAGCACTCTACACGGCGTCGGCAACAGTGAACGGCTTGCTCTATTGTTTCGACGGCACCAACACGAACAACGCGAAGCGCCAGATATTCAACGATACGCAGATATACACGCCGTAACAATGGAGGGGCCGACATGATGTCGGCCCTTTCAGCGTGGCCATCGTGGTAGGTCGGCTCACGATATGTGAGCCGGACCGAGCGGCGGCCCGACCGAGGAGACCGCCGGCACCGCCGCAGCCCGCCGCTGAATCCGGCGAACGATGTCCGCCGAATGTCCCTGCACACCAACGGTAGCCCCTTAGTCTGAAAGCACTGTGAAGGTGCACGGATTTGACATGGGCCGAACGGTTCATAGCGTTGCCGAAGGCAAGCATCGCTTCTCGCGGCATCGAACGCTACGTGACTCGCGCGGGAGCGTTCATCGCTCACCGTGGTCGTAGTTTTTTCGAATGTCAGGAGATCATAGTGAAACTCTCGATCATTTCTGTCGGCGTCGTTGCGGCTGCTGTCCTTTCAGCAAGCGCCGCATTTGCCGCCGGTCCTGGAAACCTCGCACAAGGCGTCAGCCCAGACTTCAATCCCACGCTCGCGGCGGCATATTGCGTGCAGACTGGCGGCGCCGTCGAGACGCGCACCGCATGGTACGGCACGAACGGACCGAACCCGCTCCAACTCGCCGGCGATCGCAGCTTCTGCCGCTACAAGGCGCGCGACGGTTCGCGGATCCATCTCTTCCTCGACACGCTCTACACGCAAAAACCGACGCTCGCCGCGGTCGCCTACTACGCGCAAGTGCCGGTCGGCCAATGCGGCGGCAACCCGGCATCGTGCTACTGCTCGTTGTTGGGAGGCTCGGACCAGTTCGGCGGAACGACCGGCGCCGGCGGCGGCTGGGTGAACCTCGGAACGGTCGATCAAACGCTAGAGGCGTGCATCTTCCCCGATCTCTCGTCCATCGATTCGTGGGGGCTGACCTATCATAGCGTGGGCATCATCCGCGGAATCGATCTCTCGAAAGTGCTGCGCTTTAAGAACCCGTTCGCAAAGAAGCGCTAGCCCGGAGTCTTTCCGCATCGCGCGGATACGCGAGGGCCCTTCGAGCGCACGCTCGATCGCGGCCCTCGCTTCGTTCGGGCGGTGCGGCGATTCGCGACGCATCGGGCCGTGAAGTGGCTTTCTTCACCGGCTGGCCCATGTATATCGACGGAAAGCAGACCCGCTGCGCGATCCCGCCATTGAATGGTCACATGGACGATCCCATCGTCTGTGACGGCGGCTGGCCCGCGGACATGATCATCGGAAAGACGAAAGTCCGCGTCTACTATTGGCACGCTACGACGCCGTGGGGTCAACACGTCCGCGTCACCGATCGCATCGACCGCGCGCAATAGCGGCGTCGACCGTCCGCGCCGACGCTTATGGTCATTCCGCGACCACCGGCTTCGTCTGGAACACCTGATGCCAGTTCAGCCGCGCCGTGACGAGCATGGAGAGGTACAGCGTGATGATCGCTCCGACCGTCACCACGAGTCCGCTGAACCCTTCGTTGAAGAGCGCAAGCGAGAAGAGTATCAGATAGAACAGTTGGGCGAGGCCGGCTTCGACCGCGGCAAAACGCAGCCCGACGACAAGCCGAAGATACGTGATGGTCATCGTCATCGATACGACCGAACAGAGCGCAAACGCCGCGCCGATAGACAGTCGATCGACCGTCCACGCGAAGAGCAGATGGAACGCAAAGAACGACGCGGCGAGGAAGAAATAGTTCATGGCGTGCAGATCGATACGGCGCACCGTCGTCAGGATGACCATCACGAAAAAGTAGAACAGCAACGAGAGCGGCGCCCAAAACGTGATGCGTTGCGCGAGCGGACCTGGCTGCATGGGTTCGGGTGCGACCATTCCGATGTCGTGGCCCGTGATCAGATTTTTGTAGCGCCACTCGAGCCGCCACCCCGACGCCGACTGCTGCTCCGATGTCGGAGAGAGCGTCGCGGCCGGAAAGTCGATCGCGGCGAAGTTCGTGTGCATCGTGAGGTCGAAGTCGTGGACGGAATTCACGCCATCGCCGAAATCGTAGAGCCACTGGCCGCTGCCCTGCGTCCGGTATGCGGCGAGCACTTCGATCGCCTGGCCGGGGGGCACCGAGATGGCGCCGATGATCGCGTTATTCTCGATCGAAGCGGAGGTCGGGCGACCGTCGACAGAAAGACGTACATCGTCGTATACGCCGTCTTGCGCCGGCAAGGGTAACGAGAAAACCAGAAGGTGCGCATTGCTGGAATTGGTGATCGTATACGTGCCGGCAAAATCGACGCGATAGGCGTTGAAGTACAGCAAGCCCTTGCGGCGTTCTTCAAGTGCGAGGTTCACGTCGATCGTGCTCGCGTCCAGGGCGAGTTGGCGAGTCGACTTCCTCGCCGCGTACGTCACGGTCGGCGCGACCTGTTTGTTGTCGGGCCCCCACAGCGATTGGATCTCGGTCTGTTCTTCGGTCGTGGCTTGATTGGTCCGATCGTAGAGGGTGCCGCCCAAGATCATCCATGAAGCCGTCGCGCCGAGTAGGATCACGAGCAGCGCGATGAGGTGCTTGACCATTACTTTGCCTCACAAAGTTACCGTGCTGAATACTTTGTATCACAAAGTAAATGGGATTGCAAGTCCTTTGGGCGTGAGCGGCGGACCATGAAGGTCCGCCCTACACTGCGACGAGGCCGGAAGTGAGCGGCGGACCATAAAGGTCCGCCCTACATTGCGACGAGGCCGGACTCGAGCGGGTAACCGCGCTCGTGCCAATCGGCGATGCCGCCGGTCATGCAGGTGATGTTCTCAAAGCCGCGCGCTGCGAGCGCACTCGCGGCAACGGCAGCGCGCCCGCCGCTCGCGCAGTGGACCACGAGCGCCCGATCGTGCGGCACACGATCGATCTCGCGTACGATGCGTCCGGCGGCGATCTGCACGGCACCGGGAATATGTTCCGCGGTGTATTCGCCGCGATTGCGAACATCGAGAATCACGGCCGCTCCGGATTGCCACAAGTCATGCGCGCGGCCGGCGTCGACAAATGTCAGACTCGAATGCGGCAAGCCGTCGCTGTCCGGAGCGACGTAGCCGCGGATGGTGTCGATGCCGACGCGGACGAGACGCCGCACGAGATCGGCAACGCGGGTCGCGGGCGCCACAAGGAGCACGGGTTTGTCGGCGGGCACGATCCATGCGCTCCACGCGGAGAAGCGATCCCCGTCAGGAACGTTGACCGCTCCCTTGATGTGCGACGTTGCAAACGATTCCGCATCGCGCGCATCGAGGATCGTTGCGCCGCCGGCAAGAGCCGAGGCAACAGCTTCCGCGTCCATCTGCGCGGGCTGCGGCAAACGGCCGAGCACCGGCACGCCATCGCGATTCATCGTCTTCATGCGCGCGAAATACGACGGGGCATCTGATTGACCGTCGAGCAGCTCGCGCACGAAGCCGTCGACGTCGCCGTTGCGCAGAAACGGCGCCCACCAAGCGAAGCGCCGTTCGTATCCAACCGTCGTGCTCGGCACAGCGCTCATCGCTTTGCCGCACGCCGAACCTGCGCCGTGACCGGGCCAGACCTGCACAAAATCAGGTAACGTCAAAAACTTGGATCGAAGACTCTCGAACATCTGGCGCGCGCCCGCGTCTGCGGACCCGGCGACGCCGACTGCCTGCTCGAGAAGATCCGGCCGCCCGACGTCTCCGACAAAAACAAAGTCGCCGCTCAGCAGCAGCATCGGGTCGGCAGATGCCGCGCCGTCGTACACCGCGAACGCGAGATGTTCCGGCGTGTGCCCCGGCGTATGCAGCGCGCGCACGCGGACATCGCCGATCGCGATCTCGTCGCCGTCGCGAAGCAGCCGGTGCGCAGAGCCGTCCAAGCCGGCGTACGACCAGTTCGCACCGCCTTCACCGGACAACATCAGCGTCGCGCCGGATGCGGCAGCAAGCTCGCGCGATCCGGACAGGTAGTCGGCGTGGATGTGCGTTTCGGTGACCGCGATGATGCGGAGTTCTTCGCGCTCGGCCACGTCCAGATACGATTGCACATCTCGGCGCGGATCGACGACGAGCGCTACGCCGGCGTGCGGGTCGGCTATGAGATAGGACGCTTGCGCAAGACCTTCGTCGTAGAACTCTCGGAAGTACAACGCGAACCCCCCGCCGGCCGGCATAAAGAAGCGCGCCCGCTACAGGCCGCCGCCGCGTCCGTCGTTCGCCGCGAGCGCAGGCCAGTCCGTGCTTCGGCGCGAACCGTCCCGGTAACGCGAACGTCTGACATCCACCAGCACTGTAGGAAGAATTTCGTGGCGAAAACCGTCGACAATATGTCCGAAAAAACGCCCGCTCGCACGAACGGCGCGAACTCGAAGGAGTCGGCGTGGCGCAGCGCCTTTGAGGCCGGCAAGAAGCTGCCTGGCGCGAACGACCGCACGATCTCCAACCACCCGCTGAAACCGCTCTATGGACCCGAAGACGTCGCCGGACTCGATGTCGAGAACGACCTCGGCTACCCGGGGCAATATCCGTACACGCGCGGATTGCATGCGACCGGATACCGCGGCCGGCTCTGGACCATGCGTCAATTCGCCGGCTTCGGCACCGCAAAGCAGACCAACGAGCGTTACAAATTCCTCCTCGCTCAGGGTCAGACCGGGCTTTCCGTGGCGTTCGACATGCCCGCGCTCATGGGTTACGACTCGGATCACCCGCGCGCGCTCGGCGAGGTCGGCAAATGCGGCGTCGCGATCTCGACGCTGCAAGATATGATGGATCTGTTCGACGGCATCGACCTCGGCAAGATCACCACATCCATGACGATCAACTGCACGGCGCCCGTCGCACTGGCGATGTACATCGCGGCTGCAGAAGCGAGCGGCGTTCCGCAAGACAAGCTCGGCGGCACGCTGCAAGCAGACATGCTCAAGGAATACATCGCACAGAAAGAATGGATCTATCCGCCGGAACCGTCTATGCGCATCATCATCGACATGATCGCGTACTGCTCGAAGCACGTGCCGAAGTGGAACACGATCTCCATCTCCGGCTACCACATCCGCGAAGCTGGCAGCACCGCTGCGCAAGAGCTCGCCTTCACGCTGGCCGACGGGTTTGCGTACGTGGAAGCGGGGATCAAGAGCGGGCTGAACGTTGACGATTTCGCGCCCCGACTTTCGTTCTTCTTCAACTCGCACTCCGATTTCTTCGAGGAGATAGCGAAGTTCCGTGCGGCGCGGCGCATCTGGGCGCGTCACATGCGCGACAAGTACGGCGCGAAAAATCCGCGCTCGCATGCCATGCGCTTCCACACGCAGACCGCCGGTTGCTCAGCCACGGCGCAGCAGCCCGACAACAACATCATGCGCACGGCGTTCCAAGCGCTCGCCGCAGTGCTCGGCGGCACGCAGTCGCTGCACACGAATTCGCTCGACGAAGTGCTGGCGCTGCCCACCGAGAAGAACGTGCAGATCGCGCTGCGCACGCAGCAAGTCATCGCGTACGAGACGGGCGTCACGAACGTCATCGACCCGCTCGGCGGATCGTACTTCCTCGAGAAGCTCACCGACGACATCGAGCGCGCGGCAGAAGACTACTTCCGGCGTATCGAGGAGTTCGGCGGCGTCATCCCCGCGATCCACGCCGGCTTCTTCCAAAAGGAGATCGCAGACGCGGCGTACGTCTATCAGCGCGAGATCGAGAGCGGCGAACGGATCATCGTGGGCGTCAACGAATTTCTCACCGACGAAGAGCAGCCGATCTCGCTGCTCAAGATCGATCGCGCGGTCGAACTCGAACAGTGCCGGCGCGTCGCGGAATTCCGCGATGGGCGCGACGGCACAAAAGTCGAGGAAGCGCTTGCGGCGTTCAAACGCGCGGCCGAAACCACCGAGAATCTCATGCCGCACTACCTGAACTGTGTGCGCAGCCACGCCACGCTCGGCGAGATCTCCGAGGCGCTCGTGCCGGTCTTCGGGCGCTACCGCGAACCGGCGTTTGTGTAGATGACCGAGCGGCCGATTCGCATCCTCGTCGCCAAAGCCGGGCTCGACGGTCACGACCGCGGCGCCAAGGTGATCGCGCGCGCGCTGCGCGATGCGGGCGTCGAGGTGATCTACACGGGTTTGCATCAGACGCCCGAGCAAGTCGTCGAAGCCGCGATCCAAGAAGACGTCGACGGCATCGGCTTGTCCGTCTTGTCCGGCGCGCACATGACGCTCTTTCCGCGCATCAAAGAACTGCTGGACCGCGAGGGCGCGAGCGACATCGTGCTCTTCGGCGGCGGTACCATACCGGACGAAGACGTGAAGCCATTGCTCGAAGCCGGCATCGCTGCGATCTTCACGCCGGGAACGCCGATCGCCACGACGATCGAATTCGTGCGCGACGCATGCGGGAAGCGCGCGCGGGCCTGAGCGCGACCATTACGTCTAGTCGCGTTTGGGCAAGCGTTGCTTGCCCTACTACGAGCGCGACGGGAACGACAGGAACGACGAGCGCGACGGGAACGACGAGAACTCATGGCCGATAAGATCCGCGTGCGCTTTGCGCCGAGCCCCACCGGATATCTGCACGTCGGCGGAGCGCGCACGGCGCTCTTCAATTGGCTTTTCGCGCGGCACAACGGCGGCGACTTCGTCTTGCGCGTGGAGGACACCGATACCGCGCGCAACCGCGACGAGTTCGAGCGCGGCATCTTCGACGGCATGCGTTGGCTCGGCCTGACATGGGATGAGGGACCGGACATCAGCGGCGCGTTCGGGCCGTACCGTCAGAGCGAGCGTCAGGCGCTTTATCGCGACGCCGCAGACAAATTGCGCGCATCCGGACACGTCTACGAGTGTTTTTGTTCCGACGCCGAACCCGAAACGCAATCGAGCGAAACCGGCACCGCGGATCGCACCGCGGCATCGTGCCCGTGCCGCGCGCTCGAATCCGCGGTGCGGCTCGAACGGATGGCTGCGGGCGAACCGGCCGCACTGCGTATGGCCGTGGACCCCACGCGCGCGATCACCGTCGTCGATCTCATACGAGGAGACGTCACGTTTCCGCCGGGCACCGTGCCGGACTTCGTCGTGGTCAAGCGCGACGGCGGCGCGCTGTACAATTTCGCCGTTGTCTCCGATGACCATAGTATGCGCATCACGCACGTGATCCGGGGCGAAGAGCATCTCGCGAACACGCCCAAGCAGCTCTTGATCTACGAGGCGCTCGGATGGCAACCGCCGTCGTTTGCGCACATCCCGATCATCCTCAACGAGCAGCGGCGCAAACTCTCGAAGCGTGACGGCGCCACATTCGTCAACGACTATGAGACCATGGGCTTCTTGCCGCAAGCGCTCGTGAATTTTCTCGCGCTCTTGGGCTGGTCGCCGGGCGATAACCGCGAGATACTGTCCATCGAAGAGATGATCCGCGATTTCACGCTTGCCGGCGTCGTCAAGCACCCCGCGATTTTCGATCCGGCCAAGCTCGCCTGGATGAACAAAGAGTATATGAAGGGGGTCGCGCCGGCAGATCTCGCGCGCATGGTGGCGGCGCTGCTGCCCGTGCTGCGTCCGAATGCTGCGCGCACAGACGCGGCGCACGTCGCGCGCGTCACGGCGCTGCTTGCAGAGCGCGTCCACACGATCGCGGACATCGTCGAGCAAGGCGCGTACTTCTTCGAAACCGATCCGCCCGAGCCGACGCCGGAAGCTCTCAGCAAACATTGCGCCGCGGCGGAGACATCCGAACGGCTTACTGCGGTGCGCGATGCGCTCGCCACCGCCGACGATTTCAATCCAGCCGGCGTTGAAGCGGCGATCCGCGGTCTCGCCGAAGCGAAAGGCACAAAGGCCGCCACGTACATCCATCCGCTGCGCGTCGCGCTCACCGGTCAGGCGGTGAGTCCGGGCATATTCGAGGTCACATCCATTCTCGGTCGCGATGTCGCGCTCGCGCGCATCGACGCGCTCCTGCATCGGCTCGCGCTCACCCCGGCGCCGCGTTCGTGAGCATCGACGCGCGGGCGATCGTGCTCGCGGCCGGCAAGGGCACGCGCATGAAGAGCGCGACGCCGAAAGTGCTGCACGAGATCTGCGGACGGTCGATGCTCGACCACGTGCTCGCGACAGCGCGCGCGGCGAACGCCAAGGATTTGACCGTGGTCGTCAACGCCGATTTGATCGAGACGTGCAAAGCGCTCGGCGTCGCCTTTATTCTGCAAGAGCCGCAAAACGGCACCGGTCACGCCGTCCAGATGGCGATGGCCTCCCTCTCGGGCGATGATAAGCCGGTGCTGATCGTGAGCGCCGATATGCCGCTCGTGCCGAGCAGTCTGCTCGAGGCGGTGGTCGCGGCGCGGCACGCCGCACAGGCGCAGCTCACGTTCGTCACCGCCCGTGTAACACTCCCCACGAATTTCGGTCGTATCATCCGCGAGGGTGGCATCGTCAAAAGCATCGTGGAGAATACCGATTGCACCGAGGAACAGCGCCGGATCGACGAAGTGAATGCCGGCGTCTATTGCTTTCATTCCAAGGCGCTGCGCAATCAGCTCGCGCTTCTGAAGCCCAACAACGCGCAGGGCGAGCTCTATCTCACCGATTGCATCGCCGGCATAGCGGCGGAGGGCGGCCGCATCGAGACCGTCGAGTGCGACGATCCGCGTCTCGTGATGGGCGTGAACAACCGCGCCGAACTGGCAGCGGCGCGCGCCGTCATGCAGTCGCGCATTCTTACGGAACACATGCTCGCCGGCGTCACGGTCGTGGATCCGGCGACCACGTATGTCGATATCGGCGTGCGGCTCGAACCAGATGTCACGATCTTCCCACAGACGCACGTTCTCGGCACGTCTTCCATCGCGCGCGGCACAAAGCTCGGTCCATGCTCGCAGCTGTGCAACGCCGAAGTCGGTGAAGGCTGCACGGTGCGCTGGTCCGTGATCGAAGAGACGCGGTTGGGCCGCGGCGTCAGCATCGGTCCGTTCGCGCATCTGCGGATGGGAACCGACGTGCAAGACGGGGCGCACATCGGCAATTTCGTGGAATTGAAGAAAACGAAGATGGGCCGCGGCGCGAAAGCGGGTCATCTCTCGTATCTCGGCGATGCGACGATCGGCGCCGGCGCCAACATCGGCGCGGGCACCATCACGTGCAACTGGGATGGAAAAGAGAAGCATCCGACGTCGATCGGCGAGGGTGCGTTCATCGGGTCGAATTCGTCGCTCGTCGCACCGATAACGATCGGCAGCGGCGCGCTGACCGGAGCGGGCGCCGTCGTCACGCACGATGTGCCCGCGGGAGAGCGTGTCGCCGGCAATCCGGCGAAACCACTTCCTAAAAAACCGAAGTGAACCCGATCGCCTATATCGGCTGGGCCGTCGCCGTCGTCCTCGCGGCGATCTGGGCCGTGCTCTGGCGTCGTCAAACCGGGCGGCTTCGCGCGCTCGATCAGCGCGCGAAACAAGCCGAACAGCGTTTCTATCTGCTTGAGACGGTTGCGCCCGAGCTTACGGATGTCGCCACCGAATCCACTGCGGCGACCTGCACGCGCATTCTGGATCGCCTCAACAGACTCGTGCCGGCTGACGTCCAGCTCTGCTTTTTCAACGAGGATGGCAGACTCGTGCTCGGCGCAAAGTCCGGCACGGGTTACGCCGGTTACTTGCGCGACGGAGAGGCCTACGAAGGCGCCACGATCGTGCATTGGGTACGCGACCACGCGTGCACGGCGATCGTCGGGCCCGAACCCGCGTACATCCCCAAAGTCGTGGATCTTGCTCGTGATCCGGAGGCGGCGAAGTCCGGCGTGGGACCGGTCGCGGGCAGCCGCGATCGCGTCTGGGCGCTCGCCGTGCCGTTGACGCGCGACCGCGGTTCCGGCCGCCAGCTTGAGATCGTCGGCGTGCTGTACGTGGAGCGTGCGAAGGACCAACCCTTGACGGAAGGCGACGTGCTGACCGTCGAAACCGTCGGCCGCCTCGCGTCCGACGCGCTGCAGCGCGCGCGCTTCGCCGACAGTTTGCGTCATGCGTCGAACACCGATGCGCTGACCCGATTGTTGACCCCCGCGGCGTTCCGTCAGCGCCTGCGCGACGAAGTGGACGGCCGCCGTTTTGCCGACAAGTTCGCGAGCCGCGATCTTGCGCTGTTCTTCATCGACACTGATAATTTCAAACTCTGGAACGACTCATTCGGTCATGCCGCAGGCGACAAACTGCTCCGCGCGCTTGCGGACATCTTCAGCGAGACCGCGACGACACATCACGGATTCGCCGGCCGCAACGGCGGCGACGAATTTTGCATCGCGCTCCTCGATCGGCGCAAGGAAGAAGCGATCAAGCTCGCCGAGGGTCTTCGCGCGCGCGTCGAGCTGACGAATTTCGCGTCGCATCTCGGCATTGCGGCTGCCGACGGCGCCCGGGTGACGCTCTCCATCGGCGTGTCGCACTATCCGAACGACGTCGCGACCGATTCGCCGCAGGCGGCGGGGCGGCTGCTTGAAGCGGCAGACGCGCGTATGTACGAAGCCAAGCGCGGCGGGCGCAACCAGGTGGCCTTCAATCTCGGCCGCGCGTTGCCGCGCCGGCAGCCGCTCCCGGGCGAGGGTCCGATTTCCCGGCGCTAAGAGGCTCCATTCCCAAACCCCCGGAAGCGGACGATCGAGGCTGCACCACTGCAGACTCCGATTCCACTTTGAGGAGAGTTTCGATGAAGCAGTTCGCATTCGCCGTTGCAGCGGCAGCATTGCTCGCCGGCGGCACCGTGGCATTCGCAAGCTCGATGCTCAAACCGTCCATCTTCACTCCGGACTCGATGCACTGGATGCCTGGGACCGGACAGATTCCTTCGACCGTGGGCGTGATGGTGCTCGACGGCGATCCGACCAAACCGGGGCCGTTCACCATTCGCCTCAATATTCCGGACGGCACGAAATTTCCGGCGCACTATCATGACGACACCGAACGCCTGACGATCATATCGGGAACGTTCATGGCGGGCATCGGCGACACTTTCGACTCGACGAAGCTCGTGGCGCTCCCGGCCGGCTCGTATGCCGTGCTGCCCGCTCACCTGTGGCACTACGCGATGGCGAAGGGCGATACGGTGGTGCAGGTCAACGGCACCGGCCCGTTCGCGATGAAGACGGACGCGATGGGCGGCAGCCACTAGAACGTCACCCGTAATAGGGCAAGCATCGCTTGCCCTATTACGCGGCGCGGGGCAAGCGATGCTTGCCCTACGACGAGGACCGAGCACGGGAACGGCGCTGATCGGCGCGGAACTAGGGGCGCATGTTTTCGCAGTCTGTCGGCGAGCTCTTGATGAGCGTTGTCGAGATGGATGCGTCCGATCTGCATCTCATCGTCGGCTGTCCGCCGATCGTGCGCCGCTTCGGCGAACTTGTTCCGCTCGAGATGCCGAAAGTTTCCGCCGACGACGCGCGTTCGTTGCTCGCCCCGATGTTCACCGCCGAACAATCGGAGCTGCTCGAGCGGAATCGCCAGATAGATTTCGCCTGCGACTTCCTCGGGGTAGCGCGCTTTCGCGTGCACGTCTCGTACGAACGCGATCGGCTGAACGCTGAGTTCCGAGTCATCCCGTTCCAGCCGCCGCGTCTTGAAGATCTTTTGCTGCCGCCGGTCGTCGCCGAGGTAGCCACTAAGCCGCATGGACTCGTGCTCGTCACGGGCCCGACCGGTGCGGGCAAATCCACGACGCTTGCCGGCATCGTCGAATACCTGAACCGTTCGCGCAGCCTGCGCATCGTGACGATAGAAGAGCCGATCGAATTCGTGCACGAGAGCGCGAAGGCGTATATCACGCAGCGCGAGATCGGAAAAGATTGCAAGACCTACGCCGATGCGATCCGCGCGACGCTACGTCAAGATCCCGACGTGATTCTCATCGGCGAGATGCGCGACCTCGAATCGATCGCGTTGTCGCTCGGCGCCGCTGAGACCGGGCATCTCGTGCTCGCGACACTGCACACGCTCTCTGCATCCGACTCAGTCAACAGGATCGTCGACGTGTTCCCGTTCGAGCAGCAGGATCAGGTGCGCGTGCAGCTTGCAAGCGTGATCGAGGCGGTTTTCTCGCAGGCACTTGTGATGCGCGCCGACGGCAGCGGCCGTGTCTGCGCGATGGAAGTGCTGCTCGGCACGCCGGCCGTGCGCGCGATGATCCGGGAGAACAAGACGGCGCAGCTCGCGGACCTGTTGCAGACCGGCACGCCCGAAGGCATTCAGTCGTTAGACCGGCACCTCGCGCAACTCGTGCAGTCGGGAACGGTTGCGATGGAGACCGCGATGCTCAAGGCGACGCACGCCGACGAGTTACAGCGCATGCTGGGCGCGGTGCCGCTCGGCGAGCGGCGCTCCGCGATCACCCGCTAGAATACGCGCACGCCGTTAACTTTTTGAAGGGGCTATTTCTTGAAGGGGCCGACGTCAGTCGGCCCAGGTTTTCGTTATTTTAGCTAGGGCCGACTGGCGTCGGCCCCTTCAAACGCCCCTTCAA comes from Candidatus Eremiobacteraceae bacterium and encodes:
- the glmU gene encoding bifunctional UDP-N-acetylglucosamine diphosphorylase/glucosamine-1-phosphate N-acetyltransferase GlmU, whose translation is MSIDARAIVLAAGKGTRMKSATPKVLHEICGRSMLDHVLATARAANAKDLTVVVNADLIETCKALGVAFILQEPQNGTGHAVQMAMASLSGDDKPVLIVSADMPLVPSSLLEAVVAARHAAQAQLTFVTARVTLPTNFGRIIREGGIVKSIVENTDCTEEQRRIDEVNAGVYCFHSKALRNQLALLKPNNAQGELYLTDCIAGIAAEGGRIETVECDDPRLVMGVNNRAELAAARAVMQSRILTEHMLAGVTVVDPATTYVDIGVRLEPDVTIFPQTHVLGTSSIARGTKLGPCSQLCNAEVGEGCTVRWSVIEETRLGRGVSIGPFAHLRMGTDVQDGAHIGNFVELKKTKMGRGAKAGHLSYLGDATIGAGANIGAGTITCNWDGKEKHPTSIGEGAFIGSNSSLVAPITIGSGALTGAGAVVTHDVPAGERVAGNPAKPLPKKPK
- a CDS encoding GGDEF domain-containing protein, with product MNPIAYIGWAVAVVLAAIWAVLWRRQTGRLRALDQRAKQAEQRFYLLETVAPELTDVATESTAATCTRILDRLNRLVPADVQLCFFNEDGRLVLGAKSGTGYAGYLRDGEAYEGATIVHWVRDHACTAIVGPEPAYIPKVVDLARDPEAAKSGVGPVAGSRDRVWALAVPLTRDRGSGRQLEIVGVLYVERAKDQPLTEGDVLTVETVGRLASDALQRARFADSLRHASNTDALTRLLTPAAFRQRLRDEVDGRRFADKFASRDLALFFIDTDNFKLWNDSFGHAAGDKLLRALADIFSETATTHHGFAGRNGGDEFCIALLDRRKEEAIKLAEGLRARVELTNFASHLGIAAADGARVTLSIGVSHYPNDVATDSPQAAGRLLEAADARMYEAKRGGRNQVAFNLGRALPRRQPLPGEGPISRR
- a CDS encoding cupin domain-containing protein, coding for MKQFAFAVAAAALLAGGTVAFASSMLKPSIFTPDSMHWMPGTGQIPSTVGVMVLDGDPTKPGPFTIRLNIPDGTKFPAHYHDDTERLTIISGTFMAGIGDTFDSTKLVALPAGSYAVLPAHLWHYAMAKGDTVVQVNGTGPFAMKTDAMGGSH
- a CDS encoding type IV pilus twitching motility protein PilT, whose amino-acid sequence is MFSQSVGELLMSVVEMDASDLHLIVGCPPIVRRFGELVPLEMPKVSADDARSLLAPMFTAEQSELLERNRQIDFACDFLGVARFRVHVSYERDRLNAEFRVIPFQPPRLEDLLLPPVVAEVATKPHGLVLVTGPTGAGKSTTLAGIVEYLNRSRSLRIVTIEEPIEFVHESAKAYITQREIGKDCKTYADAIRATLRQDPDVILIGEMRDLESIALSLGAAETGHLVLATLHTLSASDSVNRIVDVFPFEQQDQVRVQLASVIEAVFSQALVMRADGSGRVCAMEVLLGTPAVRAMIRENKTAQLADLLQTGTPEGIQSLDRHLAQLVQSGTVAMETAMLKATHADELQRMLGAVPLGERRSAITR